One Helianthus annuus cultivar XRQ/B chromosome 12, HanXRQr2.0-SUNRISE, whole genome shotgun sequence genomic region harbors:
- the LOC110892402 gene encoding uncharacterized protein LOC110892402 produces MEQTYRVENFDPKTDEKEQQHLDLPTEPTYQVEKDDPKTEEVEEQQHLESHKPIKRVEIIKCDGEPSPTASEILREISEQKRKCDKLNKRLESLATWNWEEVINVSSDHGASEDDPNPDYEMADTADSMESFWKKSKIPRAEIRTRERVVQVDSV; encoded by the exons ATGGAGCAAACTTACCGAGTTGAAAATTTTGATCCCAAAACCGACGAGAAAGAGCAGCAACACCTTGACTTACCT ACGGAGCCAACTTACCAAGTTGAAAAAGATGATCCCAAAACCGAAGAAGTCGAAGAGCAGCAACACCTCGAATCACAT AAACCTATAAAAAGAGTTGAGATAATTAAATGTGATGGAGAGCCAAGTCCAACCGCTTCAGAAATTCTACGTGAAATCAGTGAGCAG AAACGAAAGTGTGACAAGCTAAACAAAAGGTTAGAGTCTCTTGCCACCTGGAATTGGGAAGAGGTTATCAATGTCAGCAGCGATCATGGAGCTTCCGAAGATGATCCAAATCCCGATTATGAGATGGCTGATACTGCAGATTCAATGGAGAGTTTTTGGAAGAAATCTAAAATTCCACGAGCTGAAATACGTACCCGTGAACGAGTTGTTCAAGTCGATTCCGTCTAA